From Pseudoalteromonas sp. Scap06:
GCAACACCGGGCGTGTCTCAAGTTGAAGGCAGTGCAGGAGGAGGGTTAGTTCCTTGGGCGCAGCTAGCAGGTTATGCTAGTGAGGACGAATGGGCTGTTAATGGCTTTTGTAGTCGTGCTGATGTAACAGATTACCGCCTAGATGCCTGTGGTGTGCAGCTTAACCTATTTAATCGTGTTGAACTGAGTTATGCCGTGCAGCAGTTTGATGTGCCTGCGCTCAATACAGAAATAGAGCAGTCAATTTCTGGGGCAAAAATTCGTTTATATGGTGATATAGTATACAGTAAGTGGCCCCAGCTAAGCATGGGTGTACAGCATAAATCACTGGATGATGGCACAGTTGCAAAGTTGGTTGGCGCAAAAAATACCAGTGGTATAGATGTGTACCTAGCAGCCAGTAAATTACATTTGGGCGCACTTGCTGGGTACAACTGGTTTTGGAATGTGACCACCCGTTACAGTAAAGCCAATCAGTTAGGGCTTTTAGGATATGGAGGGGCTAATGAAGGTAGCCATATTTTACTAGAAGCAAGTAGTGCGGTGTTTGTAAGTCGTGAACTTGCTATTGGTATTGAGTATCGACAAAAAGCCAATAACCTAGGTTTAGGCGAACAAGATTGGCGCGATTTATTTATAGCGTGGATGCCTAATAAACATGTCAGTGTAACGGCGGCCTATTTAGACTTAGGGCGGATTGCTGGTGTTGATAACCAAACCGGCTGGTATTTATCGGTTACGGGGTATTGGTAATGAAACTGAGTGTATTTATTTTTTGTTGTTTAAGCTTACTTTTAGGGTGTACAACACAACCTAACACCTCTTTGTATCAGCAACTAGGCGAACAAGCTGGGCTTGAAAAGTTAACTGACAGTTTTATTGTTCAAATAGGCAATGACAAACAGGTGTTTCATTACTTTGAACACAGTAATATTAGCCATTTTCGACAAGGGTTTATTAGTCATTTATGTTCGCTGGTGGACGGCTCTTGTGAATATAAAGGCGACTCGATGGTTGCTATCCATACTGGCATGAACATAAATGAAAAAGACTTCAATCACGTTGTCGATTTATTAATAAATGCAATGAACGAGCAAAATATCCCACATACAGTGCAAAATAAAATTTTAGCTAAAATGGCGCCACTGCGTGGCGAAATTATTAAGATTTAATTTTTATAATCAAATGCATACATGTAAAAACATGCTTGAGTATTACTCACCTGTAATCTTAGCAAGATCTGCCGTTTTATATCGTCTTTGCATATGAATACTCGATCTATGAATTAAATTTCTGATAAATGTACTGCGGTTGGAATGGGAGCCTGCATTAGCGCTTGTTATTTCACTAATAAAGCTTCGATCTTCGGCAACAGGGTAGGGTTTTATGCCAATCATATTTAGGCCTACTTCAGTGTGAAACTGCATATCGACATCCACCGGTCTAAAAAATGGTTTTCTTTGCAGTAGCTTTTTAGCGCCGCTTAGTGAAATGATGTAGCCTTGAGTGCCATTAGGTGCCTTTTTATAGTTGCCAACTGTTAGGCTGTTTTCTAATAACGTACTGTCAATAAATGGAAAGTTTCGATTATCAGATAGCTTGATTAAATCCCAGTTTTTTAATTTAAGCGCCGCGTCAACAACATCTTTAAGTGAAGCTTCAATGAAAAGGTCATCCTCCAATACAACACAATAAGCGATATTTTCATCGACCATTTTTTGCCAAAGGCGCATATGGCTTACATAGCAACCAATTTCACCTGCAGATAGGTTGCGATTGTAGCGTTTTTTATTTTTTTTCGGGCAATACCACTTGAGGATTTCTTGTTCACTAAGGTTTTTGCCAATGGTCGCTTCAAAACGTTCAGCATTTAAGTGCAGGCTGGTTAGTCGCTTTAGGGTTGTTTCCCAGCGGTCTTCGCAGCCTTGCATATTGATAATGTAAAAAGGGATTGGCATAATTTCACTTTATTTAGAAATATCAAAGCGGCTATTTTAGCATTATTATAATTTGTAACCAGTCTAAATTCTGTTTATAAACAGGCTGTAATAATATATAGCTATTTCATTTCCTCAAATTTGGCAAGATGATGAAAAATATAGTCAGTGCACAATGGTTACATGCGCGTTTAGAGCAAACTAACTTAGTTATTTTTGATGCAGGTATGCTACGCCCCTCAGCTGCAGGGGAGTATTCGCCCGTTGCTATGCTACCTAAAGCACAACGATTTGATATCAAAAAAGAACTCGCAGATACCTCAAACCCATTACCCAATACCTTGTGTAGTGCAGAGCAATTTACTCAGGTGATGCAAAAAGCAGGAGTGAATCACGATTCACTCGTGGTGATTTATGAAGATGCAGGGTTATTCAGTGCAGCTAGAGCCTGGTGGATGTTTAAAGCCATGGGATTTAGTAACGTTAAAGTGCTCAGTGGCGGTTTAGCCAAGTGGCTTGAACTTGGGCTTGTGGTTGAGTCAAATTATACACAAGCATCACTAAAAGGCGACTTTATTGCTCATTACCAACCTGGTTACTTTATTGATAAAAAGCAGGTGCTAAGTGCTACTAATGATGCCAATACAGTTATTTTAGATGCGCGTGCTTATGAGCGCTTTACGGGTAAAAATAAAGAGCCAAGAGCGGGTATGCGCAGCGGCCACATTATTAATAGCTACTCGCTACCTTTAAGTAGTTTATTAGAAAATGGCGAGGCAAAATCACTCGACTTTATACAAACACAGTTTAGTGAATTAGTCGGTAATGCAACCCAGTTACAATTTAGCTGCGGTTCGGGTGTTACTGCCTGTGCGCTTGCACTGTTCGCTGATGAATGCGGATACAATAATTTAAGTGTTTACGACGGATCGTGGAGTGAGTGGGGCGCTGATAGCTCACTGCCTATTGCTGTGGGTGGATAATTTAACTATAGGGACAATTTTTACACCCGTTTTTGCAGCAAGTACCACGTTTTAAAAAATACCACTTACTAAACACTATGTAATTATTCTGCATGGTGTAATCTAACCCTTCAATTAAATTATCATGGCTTCTAAATTGTTTAGCAAAAGCGATTTGAGCTTTTATTGGTTGAGTGTATATAGTCTCTAAATAGTTATTTATTTTAGCAAGAGTACATAAGCGGCATAAGCAGCTGGTTGCTGTATCATCGAGTGGTAAAATAGCAGGTAACTGATAACACCAACATGCGGTTATATCATTAACATTACAGTTAAGCGTTGTATTACATTGGCTGCAGTTTATCTGGGTCATTTTAGGTCTTATTAACAGTAGAGCAGCAAGAATAACAAACATTATGAATATACAAAAAGCATTGGCTGAATTTATTACATTTGGCGAGCAAAGAGATAGTGCCATTAGTGTGATTGTTTCAACCGCAGCAAACAATCAAACCTATCTGTACACACTCACAAAGCCTGTACTAATTAATGTACTTGCGCGTTGTTTAAATAAAGAAATTGATATTGACGATTTAGAGCTGTGGGCAAATGTCATTGAGTCGCGAGATGACATAAATTGCGCTAAGCATGAAGGCGTTATTTACGCGCTAAGTAATAGCGAGCAAATGGGTGAGTTGACTCATCAAAAGCTCGCACAGTTGTTAAAGCTATTACAACAGTAGCAGGTGGTTATCAGAAAATATTAAAGGTTTTAAGCAACAGTTTTCAGATGTTAGTAACCACCGCTGGGCTAATCTCTAGCTGACACCTGAAACCTGTTCTTAAAGTTTACTTATGATAGCTCAAGCAAGTTTCTACTTCGTCTTTAGAGCCTAAAATAACCGCAACACGCTGATGGATAGCATCAGGCTGAATATTCATAATACGCTCAGTACCTGTTGAAGCAATACCACCGGCTTGCTCTACTAACATCGCCATTGGGTTTGCTTCATAAAGTAAACGCAGCTTATTAGGTTTATTAGGATCTTTAGTATCAGTTGGGTAAGTAAATAAACCACCACGGCTAAGTACACGGTGAACATCGCCAACCATTGCAGCAATCCAGCGCATATTGAAGTTTTGAGCGCGAGGGCCTGTATCTCCGGCAAGTAAGTCATTAATGTAGTTTTGCATCGCTGGTTCCCAGTGGCGCTGGTTAGAGGCGTTAATTGCAAATTCATTAGTTTTAGCAGGAATAGCGGCAAAATCTTGGGTAAGTAAAAAGCTACCTTGGGTTTTATCTAAGGTAAACATGCGTGTACCTTTACCTGTTGTTAGCGCAAGCATAGTTGATGGGCCATACAGTACGTAACCTGCAGCCACTTGTTGATGCCCAGGTTGCATAAAAATCTTTTCATCAGCAGCATCTGAGCCCACAGGCGCTTTCATAATAGAAAATATAGTACCTACAAGTGAGTTAATATCGGTATTTGACGAGCCATCAAGTGGGTCAAATGCAACAATGTACTCGGCATCTGGGTTACCGGCAACAGTATAATCTTCTTCTTCAGAGGCAATCGCTTTAACTGTGCCTGACTCCAGCAATATATCTTTTAATAACTGATTAGATAATACATCGAGTTTCTTTTGTGTTTCGCCTTGAATATTTTCATCGAGGGTTGAGCCTAATACGCCCGATAATTCACCTTGACCGACGCGAAATGAAATTTCTTTACATGCCGCTAAAATTGTACGAATTAACGACAAAAGTTCTCTTGAACAGCCATCTTCTAGTAATACTGGTGGGAGTCTACGCATTCTTTTTTCCTGATAACGTGTTAAAACTAATCATAATGTGAGAGAGATTAGTTTAGAGCGCTGAAATTCGTCTTAAATAACTGTATTGTATAAATAACCCCCTATAATGGGGTACCTACATCGCATTTAAAACGCTAATAACAAAGATAAGATTATGCAAAAAATATCACGATTAAGTTACATACTCTTTACTGTGCTGCTCTGTATGATAACTCAAGCGCACGCAGCAATTAAGTCTATTGACGAATTTACTGAAAAAATGAACCATTTCCCTGGTTATTTTTCTTTCTTTTACGATACCCAAAACGGCAATGTGTATTTAAAAGTTGATAAACTTGAGCAACAATTTTTACTACAGCATAGCCTGCCTTATGGCGTTGGTTCTAACGACATAGGTTTAGATAGAGGCCAATTAGGCGGTACCTATTTGGTGCAGTTTGAGCGCTTTGGCAACAAGGTGATGTTACGTGCCGTAAATACTTACTACCGTGCAAACACGAGTAATTTAGCAGAGCAGCAAAGCGTTAAAGAAGCGTTTGCATCCAGCATTTTGGCAGGTTTTAAAGTTGTCGCTCAAGATGACAATGCTGCATTAATAGATTACACCCCTTATTTACTGAGTGACGTACATGGTGTAAGCCGTACTTTAGCTGCGCGCAAGCAAGGGCAGTTTAGCCTTGATGAGTCACGCAGTGCGGTATTTATGAATCGCTCAAAAGCATTTTTGAAAAATACTGAACTTGAAGCCATTCTCACCTTTAAAGGATCTAAACCAGGTAAATACGTTCGCCAAGTGAGTGCTGACCCTTACGCTTTGAGTGTGCACATGCACCATTCACTTATTCAATTGCCTGATGATAATTACACGCCTCGTAAATTTAGCCCGCAATCGGGTTATTGGAGTGTGGAGCATAAAAATTATGCAGCAGGGCTCGATGAGTCAATGTACGTGCGTTACATTCCGCGTCATCGGTTAGCAAAAAAAGATCCAAGCTTAGCAGTTAGTGAGCCGATAGAGCCTATTGTTTATTACTTAGATCCTGGGGTACCTGAACCAGTAAAAACGGCTTTATTAGAAGGCGGGCAATGGTGGAATGACGCTTTTAATGCAGCAGGCTATAAAAATGCCTTTGAAGTTAAAGTGCTACCAAGTAATGCTGATCCTATGGATGTGCGCTACAACGTTATTCAATGGGTGCATCGAGCAACTCGAGGTTGGTCGTATGGCAGTTCAATTATAGACCCACGTACAGGCGAAATTATTAAAGGCCATGTGACATTAGGGTCGCTGCGAGTGCGTCAAGATATCCTTATTGCTGAATCACTCGCTGCGCCTTATTTAAAAGGCAATGAAGTGGCAGGTACTTTACATGCAATGGCACTTGATCGTATTCGTCAACTCAGTGCTCATGAAATTGGTCATACACTGGGTATTGCGCACAACTTTGCTGCGTCAGTAAATAATCGAGCTTCGGTGATGGATTATCCGCATCCGTTATTGAGCTTTGCAGATAATGGTCAGTTAGATGTATCTCAAGGTTATGCTAAAGGCATGGGCGTATGGGATACGCAAGTGATCAAATATGGCTACAGTGATTTTACCGGCCAAGATGAAAGCGAAGCACTCGCTGCTATTTTGCAGCAAAATAAAGCACAAGGTTTGGCGTTTATTTCTGACAGTGATGCCCGTGCCAAAGGTGGGGCGCACCCTACAGCTCATCTTTGGGATAATGGTGGTAATCCAAGTGAAGAATTACTTAGAGTGCTTGATGTGCGAAAGCAGGCGCTTGGGCAGTTTGGTATTAACAATATAAAAACTGGGGTTGCACTGTCGCAGTTAGAAGAAAAGCTAGTGCCACTTTACTTGTTCCACCGTTATCAAGTTGAAGCGGTTGCAAAGCTTATTGCGGGCGTTGATTATGACTATGAAATTCGTAGTGATGCACCCGTTAAAGGCGCCCAAGTTGTAGCTAAAGAGGCTCAGCAACAAGCCGTTAATGCTATTTTAGCCACCCTAAAAGCAACTAATCTAACGCTGCCAGAGTCGATACTTTCCTTAATCGTACCTAAAGCGTATGGCGAGTCTAAATCACGAGAAAGTATAGTGGGTCGTACCGGCTTAACTATGGATGCACTTGCATTGCCTGAAGTGGCCGCGCAGCATAGCTTATCGCTATTACTTAATGCTCAACGATTAAATCGATTAGCACAGCAGCAAGCACGTGATAACCGCTTTTATAGCCTAGATGAGCTACTTAAACAGTTAAATAAGCAAGTGTTTAATGTATCAGCACCTGCCACCATGACAGGAAAAGTAACACAACGAGTACAGTACCTAACGGCAAAAGCCATGGCTGATCTTGTGGCTAACGACGGTTTAAGCCCTGAAGTGCAAGCGCAACTGCATTTCTATTTAAGCAAACTTGCTGATGAGTTTAATCAGCACTCTTTGCTAGGCCACCCTGAAGTGGGTGACAGCGCATTTAAAAACTATTTATCGTCGCAAATTAATCAGTTTTTAACAACAGGCCAGTGGCCTGATAATTTTAAAGCCCTGCCAATACCACCAGGCTCACCTATTTAATAGTACAAGCCAGAGGATAAAGGCGCTGTGTAAACGTTACGTTTCATGGTGCCTTGTTTTTAGGGTGTTACTTTTGCTTGCATAAAGTTGGTTTTTTGTTAATCTAGCCACCCCCTATTTTAGTCTTTTTGAGGTGTTTATGGCGTTTTTATCTCGTTCGATATTGGCGTTATCAATGGCACTTTTAAGCTCCAATGCAATCGCACAAAAACAATGTGATGTTGAACTTCGTCATGGTTTAATTATTACCGATGATGTGATCCGTATTGTTGATAAAGGCCAAACAAGGGTGCAAATTAACAATAATAATCAATTGTTTATTCGAGGCTACTGGGTCGATTTAAGCACCGACGAAAGCAAAGTGCTAGAACAATTTAGCAATGGTATTCGTCAAACAGTTCCTGAGTTGGTCGATTTAGCGACCGATGGCGTTAACCTAGGACTCAGTGCTATTGAGCATGTTGTTGAGGGCATGTCAGATAAAGAACCCGAAGTGCTAAAAACGCAATTACAATATGTAGAGCGCGCACTTATGGATAAGTTTAAACGTGGCGACGATTTCTTTTTTATAGCTCCTCAATCGCTTTCCCAAATTGATGATTTTTTTACTAAAGAAATTAGTCAAAAAATACACTCAGCTGTACATGGCTCTTTGGGTGCTATTTTAATGTCGCTTGGGGATGCGTTTAAATCTCGAGAAGGCAATATAGAAGACCGCATGAACGACATGGGGCAACGCATGGATATCATCACCAAAGAAATCGATAAGTCGTTACAGAAAAAAGCCCATCAATTAGAACTTAAAGCCTCTGAATATTGTGAATGTTTAAACTCTCTAGATATTACTGAGTCTCGGCTGCAAGCGATTGTACCTGGGATGACAGACTTTGATTTAGTACAGATTAAATCGTAAGAACAGAGATTAGGCAAGATTATAGAAGGCAACGAGCATCGAGCCTAGAGCGGCAGGTGAACAGCCCGAACCTCGTGAACCATTTCCTATCACCTAAACAACCTCACAGTTTTATCTCTGCGGCAGTTAATGGGCGGTATTCACCTGCAGCCAAATCTTCACCTAACTTTATACCCGCAATTTGTTCACGATGTAGTTCAACTACTTTGTTATCTACCGCTGCTAGCATGCGTTTCACTTGATGGTACTTCCCCTCAGAAATCGACAAACGTAAACCGTAACTCCCTTCGCGTTCAGCAATAGCAGGGCGAGTTAAATCTTTTTCATTGTGTAACTGTACACCATCGCGTAGTTGCTGCAGTGCATCGTCGGTAATCGGCTCTTGGGTTTCGACTAGGTAGGTTTTAAACTTATTCTTTTTCGGCGAGGTAATTTTATGTGACCAGTCGCCATCATTAGTAATAAGCACTAGGCCTGTGGTGTCTATATCTAAACGCCCGGCAATGTGAAAGTCGGCCATGTTTGGCTCATCAAGCAAATCAAATACGGTTTTGTGTAACTCATCTGAATTAGCGCATACATAACCTACCGGCTTATTGAGCATAAAGTAGCGTTTACCTAAAAACACTAATGGCTGATCATGAAATAACACGTCATCTTGTTGAGTAACTTGAAAGTCGAATGCCGTGATCACCTCGCCATTAACGCAAGCCACTTGGCTTTTTATTGCTGCGCGGGCTTTTGAGCGTGGTAACTCTGCTAAATGGCTAATAAATTTATCTAAACGGCAAGGAAATTTCATGTTGTTCACATTTTTAGTCGGCTACAATGGCCGCGAGTATAGCGGATAGTGAAATACCATGACAGAGCCCAGCACAGAAATTTTAAGCCTATACCATAGCAAGGTTTCATCAGGAGAGCTTGATTTCGATGCGGCGCAGCACCAAGCCGTGAGTGCGTTACAGTCTTTAAGTGAGCAATTAAATCAGCCTGCAAGCTGGTGGCAAAAAGCACCTTCAATAAGGGGAATATATTTAT
This genomic window contains:
- a CDS encoding DUF3034 family protein is translated as MTLLFCSTLTVAATGKLLATPGVSQVEGSAGGGLVPWAQLAGYASEDEWAVNGFCSRADVTDYRLDACGVQLNLFNRVELSYAVQQFDVPALNTEIEQSISGAKIRLYGDIVYSKWPQLSMGVQHKSLDDGTVAKLVGAKNTSGIDVYLAASKLHLGALAGYNWFWNVTTRYSKANQLGLLGYGGANEGSHILLEASSAVFVSRELAIGIEYRQKANNLGLGEQDWRDLFIAWMPNKHVSVTAAYLDLGRIAGVDNQTGWYLSVTGYW
- a CDS encoding group 1 truncated hemoglobin, which encodes MKLSVFIFCCLSLLLGCTTQPNTSLYQQLGEQAGLEKLTDSFIVQIGNDKQVFHYFEHSNISHFRQGFISHLCSLVDGSCEYKGDSMVAIHTGMNINEKDFNHVVDLLINAMNEQNIPHTVQNKILAKMAPLRGEIIKI
- a CDS encoding glycosyltransferase family 25 protein, which codes for MPIPFYIINMQGCEDRWETTLKRLTSLHLNAERFEATIGKNLSEQEILKWYCPKKNKKRYNRNLSAGEIGCYVSHMRLWQKMVDENIAYCVVLEDDLFIEASLKDVVDAALKLKNWDLIKLSDNRNFPFIDSTLLENSLTVGNYKKAPNGTQGYIISLSGAKKLLQRKPFFRPVDVDMQFHTEVGLNMIGIKPYPVAEDRSFISEITSANAGSHSNRSTFIRNLIHRSSIHMQRRYKTADLAKITGE
- a CDS encoding sulfurtransferase, giving the protein MKNIVSAQWLHARLEQTNLVIFDAGMLRPSAAGEYSPVAMLPKAQRFDIKKELADTSNPLPNTLCSAEQFTQVMQKAGVNHDSLVVIYEDAGLFSAARAWWMFKAMGFSNVKVLSGGLAKWLELGLVVESNYTQASLKGDFIAHYQPGYFIDKKQVLSATNDANTVILDARAYERFTGKNKEPRAGMRSGHIINSYSLPLSSLLENGEAKSLDFIQTQFSELVGNATQLQFSCGSGVTACALALFADECGYNNLSVYDGSWSEWGADSSLPIAVGG
- a CDS encoding DUF5522 domain-containing protein, whose translation is MTQINCSQCNTTLNCNVNDITACWCYQLPAILPLDDTATSCLCRLCTLAKINNYLETIYTQPIKAQIAFAKQFRSHDNLIEGLDYTMQNNYIVFSKWYFLKRGTCCKNGCKNCPYS
- a CDS encoding class 1 fructose-bisphosphatase; this translates as MRRLPPVLLEDGCSRELLSLIRTILAACKEISFRVGQGELSGVLGSTLDENIQGETQKKLDVLSNQLLKDILLESGTVKAIASEEEDYTVAGNPDAEYIVAFDPLDGSSNTDINSLVGTIFSIMKAPVGSDAADEKIFMQPGHQQVAAGYVLYGPSTMLALTTGKGTRMFTLDKTQGSFLLTQDFAAIPAKTNEFAINASNQRHWEPAMQNYINDLLAGDTGPRAQNFNMRWIAAMVGDVHRVLSRGGLFTYPTDTKDPNKPNKLRLLYEANPMAMLVEQAGGIASTGTERIMNIQPDAIHQRVAVILGSKDEVETCLSYHK
- a CDS encoding zinc-dependent metalloprotease, which translates into the protein MQKISRLSYILFTVLLCMITQAHAAIKSIDEFTEKMNHFPGYFSFFYDTQNGNVYLKVDKLEQQFLLQHSLPYGVGSNDIGLDRGQLGGTYLVQFERFGNKVMLRAVNTYYRANTSNLAEQQSVKEAFASSILAGFKVVAQDDNAALIDYTPYLLSDVHGVSRTLAARKQGQFSLDESRSAVFMNRSKAFLKNTELEAILTFKGSKPGKYVRQVSADPYALSVHMHHSLIQLPDDNYTPRKFSPQSGYWSVEHKNYAAGLDESMYVRYIPRHRLAKKDPSLAVSEPIEPIVYYLDPGVPEPVKTALLEGGQWWNDAFNAAGYKNAFEVKVLPSNADPMDVRYNVIQWVHRATRGWSYGSSIIDPRTGEIIKGHVTLGSLRVRQDILIAESLAAPYLKGNEVAGTLHAMALDRIRQLSAHEIGHTLGIAHNFAASVNNRASVMDYPHPLLSFADNGQLDVSQGYAKGMGVWDTQVIKYGYSDFTGQDESEALAAILQQNKAQGLAFISDSDARAKGGAHPTAHLWDNGGNPSEELLRVLDVRKQALGQFGINNIKTGVALSQLEEKLVPLYLFHRYQVEAVAKLIAGVDYDYEIRSDAPVKGAQVVAKEAQQQAVNAILATLKATNLTLPESILSLIVPKAYGESKSRESIVGRTGLTMDALALPEVAAQHSLSLLLNAQRLNRLAQQQARDNRFYSLDELLKQLNKQVFNVSAPATMTGKVTQRVQYLTAKAMADLVANDGLSPEVQAQLHFYLSKLADEFNQHSLLGHPEVGDSAFKNYLSSQINQFLTTGQWPDNFKALPIPPGSPI
- a CDS encoding YggN family protein, whose amino-acid sequence is MAFLSRSILALSMALLSSNAIAQKQCDVELRHGLIITDDVIRIVDKGQTRVQINNNNQLFIRGYWVDLSTDESKVLEQFSNGIRQTVPELVDLATDGVNLGLSAIEHVVEGMSDKEPEVLKTQLQYVERALMDKFKRGDDFFFIAPQSLSQIDDFFTKEISQKIHSAVHGSLGAILMSLGDAFKSREGNIEDRMNDMGQRMDIITKEIDKSLQKKAHQLELKASEYCECLNSLDITESRLQAIVPGMTDFDLVQIKS
- the rsuA gene encoding 16S rRNA pseudouridine(516) synthase RsuA — encoded protein: MKFPCRLDKFISHLAELPRSKARAAIKSQVACVNGEVITAFDFQVTQQDDVLFHDQPLVFLGKRYFMLNKPVGYVCANSDELHKTVFDLLDEPNMADFHIAGRLDIDTTGLVLITNDGDWSHKITSPKKNKFKTYLVETQEPITDDALQQLRDGVQLHNEKDLTRPAIAEREGSYGLRLSISEGKYHQVKRMLAAVDNKVVELHREQIAGIKLGEDLAAGEYRPLTAAEIKL